A genome region from Halorussus pelagicus includes the following:
- a CDS encoding NmrA family protein: MRRRGFDWPYVAVMVGIYTTARFGFADRVTDDLSDVQGQDLRPLREYVADYVDELRR, from the coding sequence ATGCGCCGCCGCGGGTTCGACTGGCCCTACGTCGCGGTGATGGTCGGCATCTACACCACCGCGCGCTTCGGTTTCGCCGACCGCGTGACAGACGACTTGTCAGACGTGCAGGGCCAAGACCTCCGCCCGCTCCGAGAGTACGTCGCCGACTACGTAGACGAGCTCCGGCGGTAG
- a CDS encoding glycosyltransferase family 2 protein, producing the protein MYEGNTVGVVVPAYNEQGFVADVIDAIPDYVDRIYAVDDRSTDDTWREIRECAKRANGDADASSVEQTIADGGVGVSRRVVPIRHEENCGVGGAIKTGYRRARDDEMDVTAVVAGDGQMDPDLLDRLLDPIVNDGADYAKGTRLVDSEYRDGMPPFRLFGNQLLTLLTQVASGYWRTTDPQNGYTAISLRALDQLDIDGLYEDYGFANELLVRLNCHGMAVADVAIPAIYGDEESTIRYRTFVPKLSWLLLANFCRRLRVQFTESGARTPAVGYALGAFGLVAAVVAGLLDRLDLTAGLVISGYLALGLGIHRDRVHNDGLEMRVTNESDET; encoded by the coding sequence ATGTACGAAGGAAACACGGTCGGCGTCGTCGTACCGGCCTACAACGAACAGGGATTTGTCGCCGATGTCATCGACGCCATCCCCGACTACGTGGACCGCATCTACGCCGTGGACGACCGCTCGACCGACGATACGTGGCGGGAGATACGCGAGTGCGCCAAGCGCGCGAACGGGGACGCGGACGCTTCGTCCGTCGAGCAGACCATCGCCGACGGCGGCGTCGGCGTCTCGCGTCGGGTCGTCCCGATTCGCCACGAGGAGAACTGCGGCGTCGGCGGCGCAATCAAGACGGGCTATCGGCGCGCCCGCGACGACGAGATGGACGTGACCGCCGTCGTCGCTGGCGACGGCCAGATGGACCCCGACCTGCTTGACAGGCTGTTAGACCCCATCGTGAACGACGGGGCCGACTACGCCAAGGGGACCCGACTCGTCGATTCGGAGTACCGCGACGGGATGCCGCCGTTCCGACTGTTCGGCAACCAACTGCTCACGCTCCTGACGCAGGTCGCCAGCGGCTACTGGCGGACGACCGACCCGCAGAACGGTTACACCGCCATCTCGCTGCGCGCGCTCGACCAACTGGACATCGACGGACTCTACGAGGACTACGGCTTCGCAAACGAACTGCTGGTCCGCCTCAACTGTCACGGGATGGCGGTCGCCGACGTGGCGATTCCGGCCATCTACGGCGACGAGGAGAGCACCATTCGGTATCGCACCTTCGTTCCCAAGCTATCGTGGCTCCTGTTGGCGAATTTCTGCCGTCGGCTTCGGGTCCAGTTCACCGAGTCGGGCGCGCGGACGCCCGCGGTCGGGTACGCGCTCGGCGCGTTCGGACTCGTCGCCGCCGTCGTCGCGGGGCTGCTCGACAGACTCGACCTGACCGCAGGACTCGTCATTAGCGGCTATCTGGCGCTCGGTCTCGGCATCCACCGGGACCGCGTCCACAACGACGGCTTGGAGATGCGCGTGACGAACGAGAGCGACGAGACGTAG
- a CDS encoding DUF7520 family protein, whose product MSETFRGRSFVVGFYFLIVAITGAVGAVLGAVGPDDLSTVKLLFLVELEPTPLGLAVYGVVTVGLALGVLLGLVVLVSEVADAEKPQNDS is encoded by the coding sequence GTGAGTGAGACGTTCCGCGGACGGTCGTTCGTCGTCGGGTTCTACTTCCTCATCGTCGCCATCACGGGCGCGGTCGGCGCGGTGTTGGGTGCGGTCGGTCCCGACGACCTCTCGACCGTGAAACTCCTCTTTCTGGTCGAGTTGGAACCGACGCCGCTCGGTCTCGCGGTCTACGGCGTCGTGACGGTCGGATTGGCGCTCGGAGTCCTGTTGGGACTGGTCGTCCTCGTCTCGGAAGTGGCCGACGCCGAGAAGCCACAAAACGATTCCTGA
- a CDS encoding DUF7541 family protein, whose protein sequence is MDEQPGLSDEYRKASPWPVFVAFGLAIFEVGIVWPLFPVAVGGLLLFVGSIVGILRESGYIADPWKGLVTASVLCLAVGSVITYFTSGSVHLRGVAIVVGGVIFLFGGVFGSVWQPKAA, encoded by the coding sequence ATGGACGAGCAACCCGGACTGAGCGACGAGTACCGCAAGGCGAGTCCGTGGCCGGTGTTCGTCGCCTTCGGTCTCGCCATCTTCGAGGTCGGCATCGTCTGGCCACTCTTCCCCGTCGCGGTCGGCGGTCTCCTGCTGTTCGTCGGGAGCATCGTCGGCATCCTGCGCGAGTCGGGATACATCGCCGACCCGTGGAAGGGACTGGTCACGGCGTCGGTGCTGTGTCTCGCCGTCGGCAGCGTCATCACCTACTTCACGAGCGGATCGGTCCACCTCCGCGGCGTCGCCATCGTCGTCGGCGGAGTCATCTTCCTCTTCGGCGGCGTCTTCGGGTCGGTCTGGCAACCGAAGGCGGCCTGA
- a CDS encoding plastocyanin/azurin family copper-binding protein — MSTEGTESVTRRGFMRTATGAAAAAGAAGTAGAAESQEEGGGGGSQEVIVGPGGSLVYDPEELTIAPGTTVNFVWESDNHNIVVDSQPDGAEWEGTEGGASKTYNSGHEYSHTFETTGTYEYFCQPHKTAGMAASITVQEGGASSGGGGPAIPSSAKSLGVATTAAMVFTLGLAYFFMKYGGDYGQAE; from the coding sequence ATGAGCACGGAAGGAACCGAGTCGGTCACGCGGCGCGGATTCATGCGGACCGCCACGGGTGCCGCGGCCGCCGCGGGCGCGGCGGGAACTGCCGGTGCGGCAGAGAGTCAAGAGGAAGGCGGCGGTGGCGGGAGCCAAGAGGTCATCGTCGGTCCCGGCGGAAGCCTCGTCTACGACCCCGAAGAACTGACTATCGCACCGGGGACGACGGTGAACTTCGTCTGGGAGTCGGACAACCACAACATCGTCGTGGACAGCCAACCCGACGGCGCGGAGTGGGAGGGAACCGAAGGCGGCGCAAGCAAGACCTACAACAGCGGTCACGAGTATTCCCACACGTTCGAGACAACCGGGACCTACGAATACTTCTGCCAGCCCCACAAGACCGCAGGGATGGCGGCCTCCATCACGGTACAGGAAGGCGGCGCGAGCAGCGGGGGCGGCGGTCCCGCCATTCCGAGCAGCGCGAAGTCGCTCGGCGTCGCCACGACGGCGGCGATGGTGTTCACGCTCGGTCTCGCGTACTTCTTCATGAAGTACGGCGGCGACTACGGCCAAGCAGAATAG
- a CDS encoding 50S ribosomal protein L1, translated as MADQEIEQAVSRALEDAPERNFRETVDLAINLRDLDLNEPSNRVDESIVLPSGTGQETKIVVFAEGETALRAEDVADEVFDSDDLEDLGDDDDEAKDLADETDFFIAEAALMQDIGRYLGTILGPRGKMPEPLQPDDDVVETVQRMKNTVQLRSGDRRTFHTRVGAENMDAEEIGDNIDVILRRLHSNLEKGPLNIDNVYVKTTMGPSVEVA; from the coding sequence ATGGCAGATCAGGAGATAGAGCAAGCAGTCTCTCGCGCACTCGAGGATGCACCTGAGCGGAACTTCCGCGAAACGGTGGACCTTGCGATTAACTTGCGCGATCTCGATTTGAACGAACCGTCGAACCGCGTAGACGAAAGTATCGTTCTCCCGTCCGGAACCGGACAGGAGACGAAAATTGTCGTGTTCGCAGAGGGCGAGACCGCCCTCCGCGCCGAAGACGTTGCCGACGAAGTCTTCGACAGCGACGACCTCGAAGACCTCGGCGACGACGACGACGAGGCGAAGGACCTCGCCGACGAGACCGACTTCTTCATCGCCGAAGCGGCACTGATGCAAGACATCGGTCGGTATCTCGGTACCATCCTCGGTCCGCGAGGGAAGATGCCGGAACCGCTTCAGCCCGACGACGACGTCGTCGAGACCGTCCAGCGGATGAAGAATACGGTCCAGCTTCGGAGTGGCGACCGGCGTACCTTCCACACCCGCGTGGGTGCGGAGAACATGGACGCCGAAGAAATCGGCGACAACATCGACGTGATTCTTCGCCGACTCCACTCGAACCTCGAAAAGGGTCCGCTCAACATCGACAACGTCTACGTGAAGACGACGATGGGACCGTCCGTGGAGGTGGCCTAA
- a CDS encoding type II secretion system F family protein, which produces MWGFLPLVLVALFALPVALAPVSRRANRLVVFLALTGFGDWVAERGRRQMQRRTLLQSVHASETYRMFAAKTLLYAGYAGVVGSIAGVYVVAGALAILRISPETMRETLPTQLHFLAGLLVFPNLSAGQLFALLLASSATLGVFSGVVTYWLRWENVSYRANARERKIDESLARTVAFIYALSRSGMAFPEILRTLAGNQEVFGDAAEEIAVAVKAMDYAGLDMLSAIERLADRTPSEKFGEFADNLASVLQSGQSISSYLDTQYRRYQEDAEAQQESFLELLATLAEGYVSVFVVAPLLFITILVIMGLMALGDTLPVLRMLAYFAIPLANVGFVIYLDSITESLRASREDRDVNLAAAALAGVRRTDAPTAERTGVDRPDEDATPALSDGGGTATADAGATTEDSAVSNFERLDAAENVDWLRRALSDPTRTLRENPVVVLYVTIPLGLLSILLRSWPHLANGTLTLRVFDDFAVQAALFAVGTFAVVQELHRRRIAAIEAAVPDFLDRLASVNEAGMSVVESFERVATSDLGALDAEAKRLWTDIEWGVDAETALYRLEDRLDTPTITRTVTLIANAMHASGDIARVLRIAADDAQDTRRLKRKRRQEMLTYIIIIYLSFIVFLVIVGALNSILIPNLPTDAAAPAPGSAASNSPIGGIAGVDVEAYTLLFFHTSLVQAVCSGLVAGQMGEGSVRNGAKHATVLLVVAYAVFLFLP; this is translated from the coding sequence CCAAGACCCTGCTGTACGCCGGATACGCCGGGGTTGTCGGGAGCATCGCTGGCGTCTACGTCGTCGCGGGCGCGCTGGCGATTTTGCGCATCTCGCCCGAAACGATGCGCGAGACGTTACCCACGCAACTACACTTCCTCGCGGGCCTGCTCGTCTTTCCGAACCTCTCGGCGGGGCAGTTGTTCGCGCTCCTGTTGGCGAGTAGCGCGACGCTCGGGGTGTTCTCGGGCGTCGTGACCTACTGGCTCCGGTGGGAGAACGTCTCCTACCGGGCGAACGCCCGCGAGCGCAAAATCGACGAAAGCCTCGCTCGGACGGTGGCGTTCATCTACGCGCTCTCGCGGTCCGGGATGGCATTCCCCGAGATTCTGCGCACACTGGCGGGCAATCAGGAGGTGTTCGGCGACGCCGCCGAGGAGATAGCGGTCGCGGTCAAGGCGATGGACTACGCGGGGTTGGACATGCTCTCGGCCATCGAACGCCTCGCCGACCGCACGCCCAGCGAGAAGTTCGGCGAGTTCGCGGACAACCTCGCCAGCGTCCTCCAGAGCGGCCAGAGCATTTCGTCGTATCTCGACACCCAGTACCGGCGCTATCAGGAGGACGCCGAGGCCCAACAGGAGTCGTTTCTCGAACTGCTCGCCACGCTCGCGGAGGGGTACGTCTCGGTGTTCGTCGTCGCGCCGCTGCTGTTTATCACCATCCTCGTCATCATGGGGCTGATGGCGCTGGGCGACACTCTGCCGGTCCTCCGGATGCTTGCGTACTTCGCCATCCCGCTGGCGAACGTCGGGTTCGTCATTTACCTCGACAGCATCACCGAATCGCTCCGGGCGAGTCGTGAGGACCGGGACGTGAATCTCGCGGCCGCGGCGCTCGCGGGCGTCCGGCGAACGGACGCGCCCACGGCCGAGCGCACGGGCGTCGATCGCCCGGACGAAGACGCGACGCCCGCGCTCTCGGACGGCGGCGGAACTGCGACTGCCGACGCTGGCGCGACCACTGAGGACTCGGCCGTCTCGAACTTCGAGCGCCTCGACGCCGCGGAGAACGTGGATTGGCTTCGGCGGGCGCTCTCGGACCCGACTCGGACCCTGCGCGAGAACCCCGTCGTCGTCCTCTACGTCACCATACCGCTCGGCCTGCTCTCGATTCTGCTCCGGTCGTGGCCGCATCTGGCGAACGGAACGCTCACGCTCCGAGTGTTCGACGACTTCGCGGTGCAGGCCGCGCTGTTCGCCGTCGGCACCTTCGCCGTCGTTCAGGAACTCCACCGGCGGCGCATCGCCGCAATCGAGGCCGCGGTCCCGGACTTCCTCGACCGCCTCGCCAGCGTCAACGAGGCGGGAATGTCGGTCGTCGAGAGCTTCGAGCGCGTCGCCACGAGCGACCTCGGCGCGCTCGACGCGGAGGCCAAGCGCCTCTGGACCGACATCGAGTGGGGCGTGGACGCCGAGACCGCGCTCTACCGACTGGAGGACCGCCTCGACACGCCGACCATCACCCGGACGGTCACGCTCATCGCCAACGCGATGCACGCCAGCGGCGACATCGCGCGCGTCCTGCGCATCGCGGCCGACGACGCCCAAGACACCCGGCGACTCAAGCGCAAGCGCCGCCAAGAGATGCTGACGTACATTATCATCATCTACCTCTCGTTCATCGTCTTCCTCGTCATCGTCGGGGCGCTGAACAGCATCCTCATCCCGAACCTGCCGACCGACGCCGCCGCGCCCGCGCCGGGGAGCGCGGCGAGCAACAGTCCCATCGGGGGCATCGCGGGCGTCGATGTCGAGGCCTACACCCTGCTGTTCTTCCACACGTCGCTCGTGCAGGCGGTCTGCTCGGGGCTGGTCGCCGGACAGATGGGCGAGGGGAGCGTCCGGAACGGCGCGAAGCACGCGACGGTCCTGCTGGTCGTCGCCTACGCGGTGTTCCTATTCTTGCCGTAG
- a CDS encoding SRPBCC family protein, producing the protein MDSVELSTVVYVPPEETYDFLVDFPGYADYSKHLGRVEPNGDGGPGTEYDIHIQWWKLNYVVRSEVTEFDRPERIGWRITKDLRAHGEWRVEPAPDAARSDAESASRVRLVIKFDADSASSDMLDLPRLVSLDWVIDKVKPLVLKEAERVVERIVADLEGQRREVELTLHEAPDTV; encoded by the coding sequence GTGGATAGCGTCGAACTCAGCACCGTCGTCTACGTTCCGCCCGAAGAGACCTACGACTTTCTCGTTGATTTTCCGGGCTACGCCGACTACTCGAAGCACCTCGGCCGAGTCGAACCAAACGGCGACGGCGGACCCGGCACGGAGTACGACATTCACATCCAGTGGTGGAAACTAAACTACGTTGTCCGCTCTGAGGTGACGGAGTTCGACCGCCCCGAGCGAATCGGCTGGCGAATCACGAAGGACCTCCGCGCGCACGGCGAGTGGCGAGTCGAACCCGCCCCGGACGCCGCGCGGTCTGACGCCGAGTCCGCCTCGCGGGTCCGCCTCGTCATCAAGTTCGACGCCGATTCGGCAAGTTCCGACATGCTGGACCTGCCCCGCCTCGTCTCGCTGGACTGGGTCATCGACAAGGTCAAACCGCTCGTCCTGAAGGAGGCCGAGCGCGTCGTCGAGCGCATCGTGGCCGACCTCGAAGGCCAGCGCCGCGAAGTCGAGTTGACGCTTCACGAGGCGCCCGACACGGTGTAA
- a CDS encoding M42 family metallopeptidase, which produces MDFDFDFDLLGELTETSGVPGYEDRIRGLVRREFEGVADSVHTDAMGNVVATVEGESDYSVAIAAHMDEIGFMVKHVTDDGFLRVDTLGGWDPDVLRAQRVTVHTDGEDLTGVIGSVPTHVKDDDEEFSVSDVTIDLGLPAEEVQERVSVGDLVSMEQTTERIGENVTGKALDDRVCLFAMLEAAKRIEDPDVTIHFCATVQEELGVRGAPALGADLDPDLAVALDVTVANDIPAVEKESEYVTELGDGAAIKLKDSSVVTTPKVHRRMRSVAEDRDVDYQLEVLPSGATDTSGFQNTHGAKPVGAISIPTRYLHTVTESVHHADVEATIDLLTAFLETETGNHDYSL; this is translated from the coding sequence ATGGACTTCGACTTCGACTTCGACCTCCTGGGCGAACTGACCGAGACCAGCGGCGTTCCCGGCTACGAGGACCGAATTCGCGGCCTCGTGCGCCGGGAGTTCGAGGGCGTGGCCGACTCGGTTCACACCGACGCGATGGGTAACGTCGTCGCCACCGTCGAGGGTGAGAGCGACTACTCGGTCGCTATCGCGGCCCACATGGACGAAATCGGCTTCATGGTCAAGCACGTCACCGACGACGGGTTCCTCCGAGTCGATACGCTCGGCGGGTGGGACCCCGACGTACTGCGCGCCCAGCGCGTGACGGTCCACACCGACGGGGAGGACTTGACCGGGGTCATCGGGTCCGTCCCGACTCACGTCAAGGACGACGACGAGGAGTTCTCCGTCTCGGACGTGACAATCGACCTCGGACTGCCCGCCGAGGAGGTACAAGAGCGCGTTTCGGTCGGCGACCTCGTCAGTATGGAACAGACCACCGAGCGAATCGGCGAGAACGTGACCGGCAAGGCGCTTGACGACCGGGTCTGTCTGTTCGCCATGCTCGAAGCCGCGAAGCGAATCGAGGACCCGGACGTGACGATTCACTTCTGCGCGACGGTCCAAGAGGAACTGGGGGTTCGCGGCGCGCCCGCGCTCGGTGCGGACCTCGACCCCGACCTCGCCGTCGCGCTTGACGTGACCGTCGCCAACGACATCCCGGCCGTCGAGAAGGAGAGCGAGTACGTCACGGAACTCGGCGACGGCGCGGCGATAAAGCTCAAAGACTCCAGCGTCGTCACGACGCCGAAGGTCCACCGCCGGATGCGCTCGGTGGCCGAGGACCGAGATGTGGACTACCAGTTGGAGGTGCTTCCCTCCGGGGCCACCGACACCTCGGGCTTCCAGAACACCCACGGTGCCAAGCCCGTCGGCGCGATTTCGATTCCGACGCGCTATCTCCACACCGTCACCGAGAGCGTCCACCACGCCGACGTGGAAGCGACCATCGACCTGTTGACCGCGTTCCTCGAAACCGAAACCGGGAATCACGACTACAGCCTGTAG
- a CDS encoding C2H2-type zinc finger protein: protein MTDRPTLTDDTEVPPGESPVNCPHCGRPLESERLLVLHEGIDHWERLDDERREEFHETYRRENDDLRTFRLKMLGVLVVVYFAFLFVYSVQMNDPYSVISLAFV, encoded by the coding sequence ATGACCGACCGACCGACGCTGACCGACGACACCGAGGTGCCGCCGGGCGAATCGCCAGTCAACTGTCCCCACTGCGGTCGCCCACTGGAGAGCGAGCGACTGCTCGTGCTCCACGAGGGCATCGATCACTGGGAACGCCTCGACGACGAGCGCCGCGAGGAGTTCCACGAGACCTATCGACGCGAGAACGACGACCTGCGGACGTTCCGACTCAAGATGCTCGGGGTGTTGGTCGTGGTGTACTTCGCGTTCCTGTTCGTCTACTCGGTCCAGATGAACGACCCCTACAGCGTGATTTCGCTGGCCTTCGTCTGA
- a CDS encoding DUF6684 family protein, with amino-acid sequence MATPIFERETWLDISVNIIPLFIIGFFVVLFTVNSPWKIEGLTSVLGFALLVVPFLLLAYLTYIAAALIESAESE; translated from the coding sequence ATGGCAACCCCCATCTTCGAACGGGAGACCTGGCTCGACATCTCGGTCAACATCATCCCGCTCTTCATCATCGGCTTCTTCGTCGTGTTGTTCACCGTCAACTCGCCGTGGAAAATCGAGGGGCTGACATCCGTCCTCGGGTTCGCCCTGCTTGTCGTCCCCTTCCTCCTGCTGGCGTACCTGACCTACATCGCGGCCGCCCTCATCGAGTCTGCCGAGTCGGAGTGA
- a CDS encoding MTH865 family protein gives MADEEIEAELREQFTDAFEGADFPVSNPMDLVPALPNGPGTRFEAGDVSLTAMELSTKMSDAQDFPYDEVDTLVDDLLEGLKQKDML, from the coding sequence ATGGCAGACGAAGAAATCGAAGCCGAACTCCGCGAACAGTTCACCGACGCATTCGAGGGCGCAGACTTCCCGGTCAGCAACCCGATGGACCTCGTGCCCGCGCTGCCGAACGGACCCGGCACGCGCTTCGAGGCCGGTGACGTTAGCCTCACCGCGATGGAGCTGTCCACGAAGATGTCCGACGCGCAGGACTTCCCGTACGACGAGGTGGACACCCTCGTGGACGACCTCCTCGAAGGGCTGAAACAGAAGGATATGCTGTAG
- a CDS encoding cbb3-type cytochrome c oxidase subunit I: MVEAGQIALTVVMGLLLFGVATFLTRLEDWRSYTPLAGGGYVGEQTGQAHSEKPAGIVRWLTTVDHKDIGILYGLYGLIAFTWGGIAVLLMRAELTTAAENFIGANFYNALLTTHGITMLFLFGTPIIAAFGNYFVPLLIGADDMAFPRINAIAFWLLPPAALLIWAGFPLASLTETIDPAQTSWTMYTPLSVEQTNPGVDLMLLGLHLSGVSATMGAINFIATIFSERGEEVGWENLDIFSWTMVTQSGIILFSFPLLGSALVMLLLDRNFATTFFAAEGGGPILWQHLFWFFGHPEVYILVLPPMGLVSLILPRFSGRKLFGFKFVVYSTLAIGVLSFGVWAHHMFSTGIDPRIRASFMAVSLAIAVPSAVKVFNWITTMWNGKIRLVAPMLFCIGFVQNFIIGGVTGVFLASIPVDLVLHDTYYVVGHFHFIVMGAIAAAGFAGIYYWFPLYTGRMYQRTLAKWHFWLTMIGSNVTFIAMLLLGYGGMPRRYATYLPQFTNMHIAATVGAFIMGFGQLIFVYNLLTSWLEGPRVESGDPWDLEEYGMKSKEWAWFERKRETALTDGGEEVATDGGEPTDDE; the protein is encoded by the coding sequence ATGGTAGAAGCCGGGCAAATCGCACTCACCGTCGTCATGGGGCTCCTCCTGTTTGGAGTCGCCACGTTCCTCACGCGGTTGGAGGACTGGCGCTCCTACACGCCCCTTGCGGGCGGCGGGTACGTCGGCGAACAGACTGGGCAGGCACACAGCGAGAAGCCTGCCGGAATCGTGCGTTGGCTAACGACGGTTGACCACAAGGACATCGGTATCCTCTACGGACTGTACGGACTCATCGCGTTCACGTGGGGCGGCATCGCCGTCCTGCTGATGCGCGCAGAACTGACGACGGCCGCCGAGAACTTCATCGGGGCGAACTTCTACAACGCCCTGCTGACGACTCACGGCATCACGATGCTGTTCCTGTTCGGGACGCCCATCATCGCGGCGTTCGGGAACTACTTCGTGCCCCTGCTCATCGGCGCGGACGACATGGCGTTCCCGCGAATCAACGCCATCGCGTTCTGGTTGCTCCCGCCCGCGGCCCTGCTCATCTGGGCGGGCTTCCCGCTGGCGTCGTTGACCGAGACCATCGACCCGGCCCAGACCTCGTGGACGATGTACACGCCGCTGTCGGTCGAGCAGACGAACCCCGGCGTGGACCTGATGCTTCTCGGACTGCATCTCTCAGGGGTTTCGGCGACGATGGGGGCGATAAACTTCATCGCAACCATCTTCAGCGAGCGCGGTGAGGAAGTCGGGTGGGAGAACCTCGACATCTTCTCGTGGACGATGGTCACCCAGTCGGGCATCATCCTCTTCTCGTTCCCGCTGCTCGGGAGCGCGCTCGTGATGCTCCTGTTGGACCGCAACTTCGCCACCACGTTCTTCGCGGCGGAAGGCGGTGGTCCCATCCTCTGGCAACACCTGTTCTGGTTCTTCGGCCACCCCGAAGTGTACATCCTCGTGTTGCCGCCGATGGGGCTGGTCAGTCTCATCCTGCCGCGGTTCTCGGGCCGGAAGCTGTTCGGGTTCAAGTTCGTCGTCTACTCGACGCTGGCCATCGGTGTCCTTTCGTTCGGCGTCTGGGCACACCACATGTTCAGCACGGGTATCGACCCGCGCATCCGGGCGAGTTTCATGGCGGTGTCACTCGCAATCGCGGTGCCGAGCGCGGTCAAGGTGTTCAACTGGATTACGACGATGTGGAACGGGAAAATCCGCCTCGTGGCACCGATGCTGTTCTGCATCGGCTTCGTCCAGAACTTCATCATCGGCGGCGTCACCGGCGTCTTCCTCGCGTCGATTCCGGTTGACCTCGTGCTTCACGACACCTACTACGTCGTCGGGCACTTCCACTTCATCGTGATGGGCGCTATCGCAGCTGCCGGGTTCGCGGGCATCTACTACTGGTTCCCGCTCTACACCGGCCGGATGTACCAGCGCACCCTCGCCAAGTGGCACTTCTGGCTGACGATGATCGGCAGTAACGTGACGTTCATCGCCATGCTCCTGCTGGGCTACGGCGGGATGCCCCGGCGCTACGCGACTTACCTCCCGCAGTTCACCAACATGCACATCGCCGCCACGGTCGGGGCGTTCATCATGGGCTTCGGACAACTCATCTTCGTCTACAACCTGCTGACTTCGTGGCTCGAAGGCCCCCGCGTCGAGAGCGGCGACCCGTGGGACCTCGAAGAGTACGGCATGAAGTCCAAGGAGTGGGCGTGGTTCGAGCGCAAGCGTGAGACGGCACTCACCGACGGCGGCGAAGAGGTCGCCACCGACGGCGGAGAGCCGACCGACGACGAATAG
- a CDS encoding DUF354 domain-containing protein — protein MNYLFFANTPAHVHLYRNAVAELNERGHETLLLARDYGCTLDLLDYYDLPHVVYGELATSKYSLARQLPRHYLTIVREARRYDPDKIFGVGAYAAHAGAVTDTPVVLVTDSENTHLDHAISRPFAEAYLTPHTFDKDLGAKHHVFRGFKECAYLHPEEYEPQGDIRKRLGVGPDGAFAIVRLNAFGSHHDVGHDGFTPEKRRRLVETLAERATVFVSDEGGSMEFSDVPARPFDLHPALLHDALAEASLLVADTQTMVTEAALLGTPAIRSNSFVGEDDMGNFAALEREGLIYNLRAFDAVSETATRLLADEGVADEWAQKREAFLADKVNLTDLVVSVATDSTALRSLPTKRTYERMVGEATV, from the coding sequence ATGAACTACCTCTTCTTCGCAAACACGCCCGCGCACGTCCACCTCTATCGCAACGCCGTCGCGGAGTTGAACGAGCGGGGCCACGAGACGCTGTTGCTGGCGCGCGACTACGGGTGTACGCTCGATTTGCTCGACTACTACGACCTGCCCCACGTCGTCTACGGAGAACTAGCGACGAGCAAATATTCGCTGGCCCGACAGCTTCCGCGCCACTACCTCACCATCGTCCGGGAGGCGCGGCGCTACGACCCGGACAAGATATTCGGCGTCGGAGCCTACGCCGCCCACGCTGGCGCAGTCACGGACACCCCGGTCGTCCTCGTCACCGACTCGGAGAACACCCACCTCGACCACGCCATCTCGCGGCCCTTCGCGGAGGCTTACCTCACACCACACACCTTCGACAAGGACCTCGGCGCGAAACACCACGTCTTCCGGGGGTTCAAGGAGTGTGCCTATCTCCACCCCGAGGAGTACGAACCGCAGGGAGACATCCGCAAGCGGTTGGGCGTCGGGCCGGACGGGGCGTTCGCCATCGTCCGCCTCAACGCCTTCGGGTCCCACCACGACGTGGGCCATGACGGGTTCACACCCGAGAAGCGCCGGAGACTGGTCGAGACGCTGGCCGAGCGGGCCACCGTCTTCGTCTCCGACGAGGGCGGGTCGATGGAGTTCTCGGACGTTCCGGCCCGGCCCTTCGACCTGCACCCCGCCCTGCTCCACGACGCGCTGGCCGAGGCCTCCCTGCTGGTCGCGGACACCCAGACGATGGTTACGGAGGCCGCGCTCTTGGGAACGCCCGCGATTCGCTCGAACTCCTTCGTCGGCGAGGACGACATGGGCAACTTCGCGGCACTCGAACGCGAAGGACTCATCTACAACCTCCGAGCGTTCGACGCGGTTTCGGAGACGGCGACTCGACTGCTCGCCGACGAGGGCGTCGCCGACGAGTGGGCGCAAAAGCGCGAGGCGTTCCTCGCTGACAAGGTGAACCTGACCGACCTCGTGGTGTCGGTGGCGACCGATTCGACGGCGCTCAGGTCGCTCCCGACCAAGCGGACCTACGAGCGGATGGTCGGCGAAGCGACGGTCTGA